AGAAGAATTAAAAAATACTATTGCTGACATAAAGGCAATTTCTGAAAAAGAGACGCCGCCCCCAGCAAAAAAAATTAAGTTTTGTGCAAAATGTGGTTATAAGGAGTTTTGCTGGGCATGAAAAAAACTGTTTATATCTTTACAGACGGAGAACTTAAACGAAAGGACAACACTATTTGCTTAGAGACTTCTAATGGTAAGAAATATCTTCCTGTTGAAAATGTAGCTGAAATCTTGGTTTTTGGAGAAGTAACAGTAAACAAGCGTTTTCTCGAATTTCTCACTCAATCAGAAATAATTCTTCATTTTTTTAACCGATATGGTTATTATGTCGGCTCTTTTTATCCACGCGAACATCTAAACTCTGGTTACATGATTTTAAAACAGGCTGAATTTTATCTTGATAGGGATAAAAGATTTGTTCTTGCAAAAAAGTTTGTTTGGGGAGCTATAGAAAACATCAAAAAAGTCCTTACCTACTATCAGAATAGAGGAAAGAATTTAGAGGAAATTATTGATAAGGTTAACTCTATAAGTGATGGACTTGTAAGATGTAGAAATGTAGATGAGCTCATGGCTATTGAGGGAAATGTAAGAGAGCAGTATTACCATGCTTTCGATAGAATCCTTAATAAGGAACATTTTGTTTTTGAAGCCCGCAGTAAAAGACCACCAAAAAATAGATTAAATGCTCTTATAAGTTTTGGGAATTCGCTTCTTTATACAGTTTGTCTAAGCGAGATTTATAGAACTCATCTTGATCCAAGGATTGGGTTTCTTCATACTACTAACTTTAGGAGGTTTAGTCTTAATCTTGATGTAGCTGAAATTTTTAAGCCAATTATTGTGGATAGAGTGATTTTTAATTTGGTTAACAAGTCTATTATTAAATCTCAACATTTTGAGAGTAAACTTGACGGTATTGTGTTAAATGAAAAGGGGAAACAGGTGTTTATTAAAGAATTTGATGAAAAATTAAAAACAACGCTTTATCATAAAAGATTAAAAAGAAAGATATCTTACAGAAGTTTAATTCGTTTAGAGTTGTATAAGATTGAAAAACACTTAATGGGAGACGAAGAATATAAACCTTTTATAAGTGAATGGTAGGCAATGTATGTGATTTTAGTGTATGATATTAATGAAAAAAGAGTGCAAAAAGTGTTAAAGATTTGTAGAAAATTTTTGCATTGGGTACAAAATTCAGTTTTTGAAGGAGAGATTACAGAAGCAAAACTTTTCAAGCTAAAACAGCAGCTTAACCATGTTATAGATCCTGAAGAAGATTCGGTGGTTATATATACGTTTTTAACTGAGAAGTATTCAAGAAGGGAGATTTTAGGAAAGAACAAAGCGGTTACGGATGTGATTATATAAAATTTCTGTCGATCTTAGATAATGTAAAAGTTCTTGGGGATAGACGAAGGGCAAGATATTAGATTAAATCTTGACAAGCTGGATTTTGGAGTGGTAATTTTTTAAAAAAAGGAATTAGTTCTTTGACAATTGAATAATAGATTTTATAATATTTTAAATGGGTTTTGAGCCTACCTACAAGGAATTGAAACCTCCTGTTTTTCCTGAGTATTCAGCTCTTATTGACCCGGTTTTGAGCCTACCTACAAGGAATTGAAACTCAAGAGACTTGTAATAATTGTCCATCTGGATATGTTTAGTTTTGAGCCTACCTACAAGGAATTGAAACGTGCTTGGTATGATGTTTTAGAGGTTTATGTAGATGGTTTTGAGCCTACCTACAAGGAATTGAAACTAAGCAATTTTCTCAACATCTTTTATCCCCACCTCCGTGTTTTGAGCCTACCTACAAGGAATTGAAACTTTCCAGCCTTTTCCCATCTATTTCGTCCTCAAAAAGTTTTGAGCCTACCTACAAGGAATTGAAACCAAACTACTACCTTCTCCCCCAAATAATTAAAATAAGTTTTGAGCCTACCTACAAGGAATTGAAACGAAGAAGAGGTAGCTCAAAAATTAGGTATTAAAAAATGTTTTGAGCCTACCTACAAGGAATTGAAACGTTCAATACGACACATAGAAGGCTTGTGGGAACTATACGTTTTGAGCCTACCTACAAGGAATTGAAACAGGAAAAAGAAGGATAATTCTTCGGTGGAAAAATAACGTTTTGAGCCTACCTACAAGGAATTGAAACTGAATTTGTAATGAAAAGATGAAGCGAGATGTTTTTGTTTTGAGCCTACCTACAAGGAATTGAAACTGAGAACTGGAAATTATCAGTATTCAGTGCCTGAGATGTTTTGAGCCTACCTACAAGGAATTGAAACATCTATCTGTTTAGGTATCTGAAATTCAATCATTCCGGTTTTGAGCCTACCTACAAGGAATTGAAACTTTACCATGAAGGACCCCACTGATCATTCGGGAAATCGTTTTGAGCCTACCTATAAGGAATTGAAACACCGCTCCCTTTCCTATCCGAGCCAACTCAAAAGAGAGTTTTGAGCCTACCTATAAGGAATTGAAACCTTTAAACTTCCCAATCCAAGGCACAGGAGCCGAATGTTTTGAGCCTACCTATAAGGAATTGAAACACTGTTTAAATTTCTTGCTTGCCTCTTGACTATATTGGTTTTGAGCCTACCTATAAGGAATTGAAACCCCTCAGGTAATCTTGTCCTGAGAACAAAGTGTATGGGTTTTGAGCCTACCTATAAGGAATTGAAACGTTTCACCGTTCAATTCTTGCATATATCTAATTAGGTTTTGAGCCTACCTATAAGGAATTGAAACGAAGATAGCCCAGACCCAGAGCATCCACAGTGCATAAGTTTTGAGCCTACCTATAAGGAATTGAAACATGAGTCTCTTGACATTTTCTAAAAATATGTTAAAAGTTTTGAGCCTACCTATAAGGAATTGAAACATATTAATATACACAACACGTTGCCCTGCTTTATCAGTTTTGAGCCTACCTATAAGGAATTGAAACATTACTCCTTATTTGCCCTTACATGCTTACAGAAGGCTCGATAATTGAAGGAGACTTTTGGCCTGAGCCTGTTGAAGTCAAAAGAGTAGAAGAGGTAGAGGATGGATACCGCATCGTTGGTTCAACGATAATTTCCCGTCAGCATGTAGATGATTTCATCGCCTTTTCAGACCTTCCAAAGATAAAAACTAAAGAATTCTTGTTAAGTTTTACTCAACCGGGCTCTGAAGCCTTTTTAGCCCTTGAGGCTCTTCGGTTTAGGTATGCTTCCCTTTTTGACCCCTTGCTTGCTGTAAACGTCTCCAAAGTCGAGCCCCTACCCTTTCAGATTGAAGCTGTCTATGGCTATATCCTAAAGCTTCCTCATATAAGGTTTCTTCTTGCTGACGACCCCGGGGCAGGAAAGACTATCATGGCTGGTCTTGTGATAAAAGAGTTAAAGCTTAGAGGGCTTGCTAGGCGAATCCTCATCGTTGTCCCAGGTCATCTAAAAGATCAATGGTTAAGAGAATTGCAAGAAAGGTTTAAAGAAACCTTTGTAGTCTTTGATAGATACACTTTAAACGCCTCCTACGGAGATAACTTTTTACTTCGGAATAATCAAGTCATAACCTCTATGGACTTTGCTAAACAAGAAGAGATCTTACCCCTTTTTGCTTCCTCTCATTGGGACCTAACCATCGTTGACGAAGCCCATAAAATGGCAGCCTACAGATACGGTGAAAAAGTTGAAAAAACGCAAAGGTATAAATTAGGGGAAACCCTTTCAAAAACCTCTACCCATCTGCTCTTTCTTACAGCAACCCCTCACAAAGGGGACCCAGAGAATTTTCGCCTACTTCTTGACCTACTTAAACCTGGATTTTTTGCAACTTCTGAGATGGTTGAAGCCTCCTTAAGAGACCAAGATAACCCTCTTTTTATAAGACGGCTTAAAGAAGACCTAAGAGATTTTGAAGGCAAGCCGTTATTTACCAATCGCTATCCTAAAACCATTAAGTTCACGCTTTCTGACGAAGAAAGAGAGCTTTACCAAGAGCTTTCTCAGTATGTCGTTGAGCAATACAACAAAGCTTTGACCCTTGATAAAAAGAGAAACATTGGTTTTGCCCTTCTAATACTTCAGAGAAGAATGGCCTCAAGCACTTATGCCCTCCTTAAATCCCTTGAGAGAAGAAAAAACCGTCTTGAAGACCTGCTTAAAAGCCCTGAGCTTGATAAAAAACTTACTAATTTAGAAGACTTTGAAGAAGTAGAAGATTATCAGGAAAAAGAAAGATGGAAAATAGAAGAAAAATGGGAAACAATTAGCTTAGCAAGAAACAAAGAAGAGCTAAGAAGAGAGATTTGGACAATTGAGAGACTAATAGAAAAAGCTAAAGAAATATTAGCAGAAGAAAAGGAAGTAAAACTATCTGAATTAAAGAAGGCTATTGAAGAGGGGTTTAGAAAGCTAAAAGAAGTTGGCGGAAACGAGAAAATTTTGATTTTTACAGAATCTAAGGACACTTTAGAATATCTTGTAAACAAAATTAAATCGTGGGGATACTCTATCAACTATATTCATGGTGGAATGGATTTAAGAGAAAGAGTGGAAGCAGAAAGAGTGTTCAGAGATAAAACACAAATTATGGTAGCAACAGAGGCAGCTGGTGAAGGTATAAACCTTCAATTCTGCAATCTTATGATAAATTACGACATTCCTTGGAACCCAAACCGCCTTGAACAAAGAATAGGAAGGATACACCGGTATGGACAACAGAAAGATGTATTTATCTTCAATCTTGTAGCGATTGACACGATAGAGGGAAGAATTTTATCCAAACTCTTCGACAAGCTTGAAGAAATTAAAGAAAAACTTGGTAGCGATAGAGTATTTGACATAATAGGTGAGGTCTTCTTAGGGAAAAATCTGTATCAATTGATCGTAGAGGCTGTAGTGCAGGCAAAAACTTTGGATGAAATCATAAAAGAAATAGACATAGAAGTTGATGAAGAATATATTAGGAAAGTTAAGTCAGCCTTGGGAGAAAGTTTAGCTACAAAGTTTATAGATTATACAAGGATAAAGGAACTTTTTGAAAAGGCAAAAGAAAATAGGCTTATTCCTGAGTATGTAGAAGAATTTTTCAAGAAAGCGTTCACAAAAGCAGGAGGAAGCTATCATATCAGAAAAGATGGTTTTATCAGCTTAGAGGCTCTTCCTTTTGAGCTAAAAAACATAGCTCAGAAACAAAACATAACTCTTGCCAAATATCCTAAGGCAACCTTTGATAAGGATAAAGCCTTTAAAAATCCTGATGCAGAATTTATCTCCTTTGGGCATCCGCTTCTTGAAACGCTTATAGATTGGGTACATCAAACCTTTCTAAACAATCTTCAAAAGGGAGCTATGTTTGAAGACCCAGACGGAAAATATAACGGTATCATTTGGTTCTTTGAAGGGGAAGTAAAAGATGGAAAAGGAGAAACAGCAGGAAAGAGGATCTTTGCCATCTACGATGATATGGAAAAAAACTTTACCGAAATAAACCCAGCGGTTATCTGGGACCTAATTCCAATAGATAATCCAACTGAAGTGCCAAACTTAGAAAATCTTAATTCGAGAAAAGAGAATACTAAAAACTTTGCTCGACAACTAATAATGAAGTATAAAAAAGAAATTGAAGAAGAAAGGACAAGGCAAGCTGAAATAAAAGAAAAATACGGTATCAAATCTTTAGAATATCTCATCGATAAGCTAGATGAAGAACTTGTTGTGCTGTATGAAAGAGAGGATAAAGGAAAAGAGGTAAGGTTAGCTATCCAAAACAAAGAAGAAAGAAAAAAATATTATCAAAAGGCTTTAGATGAGCTTAAAGAAGAAATAAAAAGGGAAAAAACTTTGACCATAACTTGGCCTCAGTTCAAAGGGGCAATCTTAGTTAAACCTAAAAAAACAGACCAAATGGTTAGCGATGAGGAAATAGAAAGAATAGGTATGGAAATTGCGATGGAATACGAAAGAAGTCAAGGAAGGGAGCCTGAAGATGTGTCAAAAGAAAACCTTGGGTTTGACATTAGGTCAAGAGGAAAAGATGAGATAAGATACATTGAGGTAAAGGCAAGAAAAGATGAGGGAGATGTAGCATTAACCGTCAACGAATGGCTTAAGGCAAAACGCTTTAAAGAAAACTACTGGCTCTACATAGTTTGCAACGCCATCACCAATCCAACTCTATACATCATTAACAACCCTGCGGAGAATTTGAAAGTTCAAGATAAGGTAGAAGTAGTAAGGTTTATTGTTCCGTTAGAAGAATGGAAGAAAAAAGGAGAGAGGGCATAAGGATGAAAGAGCAAAAGAGCTTTATTGAAGTTACCTTCCCTATAAAAGAGGTTAGCGAAGAGTCAGCAAGGGAGAAGAACATAAGGCATGGGCATATTTCAACCTTACATATCTGGTGGGCAAGGCGTCCTCTTGCCTCATCAAGGGCAACAACTTATGCTGCCCTAATTCCTTACCCATCAACGGAAAAGGAAGCTAAGGAAAAGGCTAAATTCATCGTTGAGCTTTCTAAATGGGAAAATTCTCTAAAAGAGGACCTTATCCAAAAGGCAAGGGAAGACATTCTTAAGACAAACGGTGGGAAGCCTCTACGCGTGTTAGACCCCTTTTCTGGCGGTGGCTCAATTCCCTTAGAGTGCTTAAGGCTTGGGTTAGAGACCCATGCGGTGGAGTATAATCCCGTTGCGGTCCTTATTCTAAAATGCACCCTTGAGTATCCTCAAAGGTATGGAAGACAAAACAAGGTTAAAAAAGATGAAGGCTTGTTCAATTTTGAAAAAGAAGAAAGTCCGCTTATTGCGGATGTCAGGAAATGGGGGGAGTGGGTTTTAGAGAAAGCAAGAGAGGAGATAGGAAAGTTTTATCCTGCAGATGAGGACGGCTCAGTCCCAGCAGGTTATATCTGGGCAAGGACAATACCTTGTCAAAACCCCTCTTGCGGAGCAGAAACTCCGCTTATGCGCCAGTTTTGGCTTGCAAGAAAGGAAAATAAGATGATTTCGCTCTATCCTTTTGTTCATGAAGGAAGGGTTGAGTTTGCTATAGTGAAGAAAAACGGAGATGAATGGCAGGTAGTAGAGAGCTCTATCCCTGGATTTAGCCCGAAGGTTCCCTTTAACTTTGAGCCAGAAAAGGGGACGGTTTCTCGAGCCATCGCCGTTTGCCCTGTCTGCGGGGGCATGGTTGATGACAAGCAAGTAAGAAGGCTTTTTCAAGAAGGGAAGGCTGGGCAAAGGATGGTAGCCGTTGTCTTAAGTAGACCTCAAGGCAAAGCCTACAGGTTAGCAACTAAAAGAGATGTCGAATTTTATAGAAAAGCGGAAGAATATTTGGAGGAAAAGAGGGAAAAGCTCTGGGAAGAGTGGGGAATTGACCCTGTGCCGGATGAAGAAATTGATCCAAATTCATTAAAGCCGAGAACAATGTGGCTATATGGGATGAGTAGATGGGGCGACCTTTTCAACTCCCGCCAAAAGTTAGCGCTGATTACCTTTACTGAAAAGGTCCGTCTTGTGTATAATAAAATGATAGAAGAGGGATACGATAAAGATTACGCTAAGGCGGTTGTGAGTTATTTGGGCTTGGGAGTAAACAGGTTGGCAATTTATGCTACCACTTTTGGATATTGGCATAACACCAGGGAATTAGTAAATCCAGGTATGGGTAGACAAGCTCTAGCTATGACATGGGATTATTCGGAAGTCAATCCTTTTGGTGGTAATGCTGACTGGGAATCTGCTATAAGTTGGATTATTTACGTCCTCTCCCACCTCACCCAAATCCCACCGGTGGAGACTGAGGAATGATGGATAAAGAGACCGCAAAAAAGGTTTTAGAGATAATGCTTACCGCTGATGGGGGATGCGAATATTGCGTTAGAAACCTTTATCTGCAGTTCATAAAGGAATTCCCGCAGTATTCTTACCTTGCCAGAAAGCTTTATAGGAAAACCTTTAATCAAGAGCTTGTAACCGAAGATATGGCAGAAGATATAATAAAAGAGGTCATCAATGAGACATTAAAAGCATACAACTTGGAAGGGGAAAAGATAATTCTTTTTGGGTCAAGAGCAAGGGGCACCCAAAGAAAAGACAGCGATTGGGATATTCTTGTTGTTGTAAAACAACCTGTTGCTAAAGAAACCAAACAGAAATTATTTAAAGAAATTACCGAAAGGCTTTCCTATTACTTAATTCCTTGTGATGTGATAATAAAATCAGTTAAGGATCTTGAGTTTTACAAGAACTTTTATGGAACTGTCACTTATGAAGCCTTAAAAGAAGGGCACTCTTGAGGTTATAAAAAATGAAAACAATTGAAGAAATAAAGAGAATACTTGCGGAGCATAAATCAGAAATAAGAGAAAAATATGGAGTAGTAATAGTTGGCATCTTTGGGTCCTATGCAAGAGGAGAACAAAAGGAAACAAGCGATATAGATATTATCGTAGAACTTGATAGACCAGTTGGATTAGATTTTTATGAATTTTGGGACTACATTGAAAATCTTTTTGGAACAAAAGTAGATGTTTTAACACTAAGCGCACTTAAACAGAAACCTTTGCTTTGGGAAAAAGTAAAGGACAATATTGTCTATGTCTAAACCTAATAGGGATTGGAAACTATTAATCTTAGACATTTTAGAAAGTATCAATAAGATTGAAAGGTATACTGAAGGAATGGATTACGAGCTTTTTGAAAAGGCAGAACAAACTAAGGATGCTGTAGTAAGAAATCTTGAAATAATAGGAGAAGCCTCAAGCAAAATCCCTAAAGATATACAACAAAAATACAACCATATCCCTTGGGGTAAGATAATAGCAATGCGAAACAGAATGATCCATGGCTACTTTACTATAGATTATCGTATTGTTTGGAAAATTATAAAAGAAGACTTACCTGAGCTTAAGGAACAGTTAGAACAAACTCTAAAAAAGGAGAAAGGATGAAGAAAATCATAATCCCCACAGTCCTTCAAGCCTCAGCAACAGAACTACCTTATCCAGATAACTACTTTGACGCCGTCTTCACCGACCCGCCCTATTATGATAATATCAATTATGCAGAACTTTCTGACTTCTTTTATGTTTGGCTAAAAAGGAGTATAGGAGATCTATACCCAGAATTATTTTCTACCCCATTGGTTCCTAAGAGTAAAGAAATTGTAGCAAATCCGGTAAGACATGGAGGAGAAGCAAAAGCAAAAGAATTTTTTGAAACTATGCTCAAAAGAGCCTTCCAGGAAATTTACCGGGTTTTAAAGCCAAACGGTATAGCGGTAATTGTTTACACCCACAAGTCAACTTCTGGTTGGGAAACAATGATAAACTCCCTTTTAGACTCAGGGTTAGTGCCTACGGCAAGCTGGCCTATTGATACTGAGATGAAAACCAGATTAATAGCTAAAGATTCTGCCGCCCTTGCTTCATCCATCTACATAGTTTGTAGGAAGATGGAAAGGGAAGATATTGGATGGTTTAGCGATGTGAAAAAGGAGATAAGAGAAAGGATTTTTAACAACCTCCTTTGGGAAGAAGGTATTGCTGGACCAGATTTTTTTATTGCCTGCATAGGGTCAGCCATAGAAGTTTTTGGCAGGTATAAAAAAGTTATGGATTACGAAGGAAATGTGATAAGGGCAGATAAGCTTCTTGAGTTTGTGCGAGAGGTGGTAACCGAGTATGCAATAAAGCAGATTTTACACAATGGCATTGCTGGAGAGCTTTCAGCTTTGACTAAGTTTTACATCCTTTGGAGATGGTCTTTTAGGGAAGCTAAGGTTGAGTTTGACGAGGCAAGAAAGCTTGCCCAAAGCATAGGCGTTCATTTAGAAAGAGTATGGAATAGAAGCTTCATCAAAAGGGATAGAAACTACATAAAGGTTCTTGGTCCACAAGACAGAAGATTAGAAGACATTGAAAACATGAGAGAAAAAGATTTGATAGATGTTTTGCATCAAGTTTTGCTCCACTGGTCTAAAGGAAGACGAGATGAGATGAAGAGGGTACTTAAAGAGACTGGATATGGTGAGAATGATGCCTTTTACCGAGTTGCTCAAGCTGTATCCGAAACTTTACCAAACGACAGCAAAGAAAAGAAGCTTCTTGATGGCTTTTTATCAGGGAAAGATAGGCTTATATTGGAAATAAAAGATATAAAGGACAAACAAGGGAGGTTGTTATAAATGAGACCTTTTACTACAGTTGCTGTACCTCATGATGATATCTTAAAAGAGAAACTTACGATGGATGTATTTGCCGCTGACCTATGGCAAGTCTATAAAGGATCTGCTCCAGCCGAATATCAAGACCCAAGAGAGTTTTTTAGGAAGACCTTTTTGACAAAAGGAATGTCTTACTTAATTGATGTGGTAAGGAAAAGGCTTGAAGGAAGGGGTGGGGACTCGGTTATACAGCTTCAGACACCTTTCGGCGGTGGAAAAACCCATTCTTTGATAGCTTTATACCACAAAGCAAAGACAGAATTCAACGCTAAGGTAGTTGTTCTCAGCGGAACTGCATTTGACCCAAGAGACACTTTCTTGTGGGAAGAAATAGAAAGACAACTGACAGGTAAAGTTGATATTTTAAAGGGTAATATATCACCTGGTAAAGAGAAGTTAAGAAAAGTATTAGAAAATCATCAACCTTTATTAATCCTTATGGATGAAATTCTTGCATATACTATCAAAGCTGATGGAGTTAAGGTTGGGAATACTACTTTAGGAGATCAAACCCTGTGTTTTATACAAGAGCTTACTGAGACTTTGTCAACATTATCTAATGCTGTATTAGTTTTTACTTTACCTTCTAGTCTGCTTGAACATTTTGATGAAAAAGGAGAAAAAAGATTTCAACAACTTCAAAAATTTGTTGGAAGGATGGAAAAGGTTCTTACACCGATTGAAGACGAAGAGGTTGCCCATGTAATAAGAAAAAGACTTTTTAAGTATGTTGATGAGAGCTTAGCTGAAGAAATAATCCAGGAGTTTACTGATTATGCAGAAAGAGAAGGCTTTTTAAAAATGGACAAAGTTTTATACAAGCAAAGATTTAAGGCCAGCTATCCTTTTCAACCAGAGGTTATTGATGTTTTATACAAAAGATGGGGCTCTTTCCCAACCTTTCAGAGAACAAGAGGAGTTTTAAGGCTCCTTGCCCTTGTTGTTAAGTCTTTAAAAGATTCAAACTTACCTTTTATCAGCCTTGGGGACATTGATCTATCCAACGAAGAAATTAGAAGAGAGCTTATTAAACATATTGGGTCTGAATATGATAGCGTAATAGCAGCTGACATTACTTCTTCAAACTCTGGAGCTAAAAAAGTAGACGCCTCTCTTGGATTATCCTATTTATCCTTTAGATTGGGCACAAAAATTGCAACAACCATTTTCATGTATTCTTTTTCAGGTGGACCAGAAAAGGGCGCAACTCTTAGTGAAATTAAGCTTTCCTGTGCAAGACCAGAATTTCAAAGTAGCATAATTGTTGAAGCTTTAGAAAAGTTAAGAAATACTCTTTTCTACCTTTCTGACTCCGAAAGCATATATCTTTTCACAAATAAGCCGAACCTTAATCGCATTCTTCTTATCAAGATGGACGGGATAAGTGAAGCAAGATTAATTGAAGAGGAAGAACATTTGTTAAAGCAGGTATTTAAAAAATCTGAACACTTTGATATATATATTTGCCCAAAACATACAAGGGACATACCAGACTCAGAAAAACTTAAGCTTATTATCATGGAAAGCAATAATCCAACAATGATCAAAGAATTCATAGAAACATATGGAGAGAGACCACGAGTTTACCGAAATACTATGATTTTTCTTTGTCCTCTGGAGGGAGAAAAAAGTAAGATTTTGGATATGTTAAGAAAGAAATTAGCCTGGGAAGAAATAGAGAAGGATAAAAATCTTGAGCTCACACCAGACCAAAAAGAAAGAGTAAAAGAAAATATCAAAACCCTTAATGAAGGTATAAAAGAGAGAATTAAGTCAGTATACAGAATTGTATTCTTACCGAATAAAGATGAGCCAGAAAGAATAGATTTGGGAGCTCCTACATATATAGGAAAAAAAGAATATACGGATGAAATCTATACCAGGTTAAAAGAGGAGGGTAAAATTCT
Above is a genomic segment from Thermodesulfobacterium commune DSM 2178 containing:
- a CDS encoding HepT-like ribonuclease domain-containing protein — translated: MSKPNRDWKLLILDILESINKIERYTEGMDYELFEKAEQTKDAVVRNLEIIGEASSKIPKDIQQKYNHIPWGKIIAMRNRMIHGYFTIDYRIVWKIIKEDLPELKEQLEQTLKKEKG
- a CDS encoding nucleotidyltransferase family protein; this translates as MKTIEEIKRILAEHKSEIREKYGVVIVGIFGSYARGEQKETSDIDIIVELDRPVGLDFYEFWDYIENLFGTKVDVLTLSALKQKPLLWEKVKDNIVYV
- the cas2 gene encoding CRISPR-associated endonuclease Cas2; amino-acid sequence: MYVILVYDINEKRVQKVLKICRKFLHWVQNSVFEGEITEAKLFKLKQQLNHVIDPEEDSVVIYTFLTEKYSRREILGKNKAVTDVII
- a CDS encoding nucleotidyltransferase domain-containing protein, yielding MMDKETAKKVLEIMLTADGGCEYCVRNLYLQFIKEFPQYSYLARKLYRKTFNQELVTEDMAEDIIKEVINETLKAYNLEGEKIILFGSRARGTQRKDSDWDILVVVKQPVAKETKQKLFKEITERLSYYLIPCDVIIKSVKDLEFYKNFYGTVTYEALKEGHS
- a CDS encoding DUF1156 domain-containing protein, with amino-acid sequence MKKIIIPTVLQASATELPYPDNYFDAVFTDPPYYDNINYAELSDFFYVWLKRSIGDLYPELFSTPLVPKSKEIVANPVRHGGEAKAKEFFETMLKRAFQEIYRVLKPNGIAVIVYTHKSTSGWETMINSLLDSGLVPTASWPIDTEMKTRLIAKDSAALASSIYIVCRKMEREDIGWFSDVKKEIRERIFNNLLWEEGIAGPDFFIACIGSAIEVFGRYKKVMDYEGNVIRADKLLEFVREVVTEYAIKQILHNGIAGELSALTKFYILWRWSFREAKVEFDEARKLAQSIGVHLERVWNRSFIKRDRNYIKVLGPQDRRLEDIENMREKDLIDVLHQVLLHWSKGRRDEMKRVLKETGYGENDAFYRVAQAVSETLPNDSKEKKLLDGFLSGKDRLILEIKDIKDKQGRLL
- a CDS encoding helicase-related protein — protein: MLTEGSIIEGDFWPEPVEVKRVEEVEDGYRIVGSTIISRQHVDDFIAFSDLPKIKTKEFLLSFTQPGSEAFLALEALRFRYASLFDPLLAVNVSKVEPLPFQIEAVYGYILKLPHIRFLLADDPGAGKTIMAGLVIKELKLRGLARRILIVVPGHLKDQWLRELQERFKETFVVFDRYTLNASYGDNFLLRNNQVITSMDFAKQEEILPLFASSHWDLTIVDEAHKMAAYRYGEKVEKTQRYKLGETLSKTSTHLLFLTATPHKGDPENFRLLLDLLKPGFFATSEMVEASLRDQDNPLFIRRLKEDLRDFEGKPLFTNRYPKTIKFTLSDEERELYQELSQYVVEQYNKALTLDKKRNIGFALLILQRRMASSTYALLKSLERRKNRLEDLLKSPELDKKLTNLEDFEEVEDYQEKERWKIEEKWETISLARNKEELRREIWTIERLIEKAKEILAEEKEVKLSELKKAIEEGFRKLKEVGGNEKILIFTESKDTLEYLVNKIKSWGYSINYIHGGMDLRERVEAERVFRDKTQIMVATEAAGEGINLQFCNLMINYDIPWNPNRLEQRIGRIHRYGQQKDVFIFNLVAIDTIEGRILSKLFDKLEEIKEKLGSDRVFDIIGEVFLGKNLYQLIVEAVVQAKTLDEIIKEIDIEVDEEYIRKVKSALGESLATKFIDYTRIKELFEKAKENRLIPEYVEEFFKKAFTKAGGSYHIRKDGFISLEALPFELKNIAQKQNITLAKYPKATFDKDKAFKNPDAEFISFGHPLLETLIDWVHQTFLNNLQKGAMFEDPDGKYNGIIWFFEGEVKDGKGETAGKRIFAIYDDMEKNFTEINPAVIWDLIPIDNPTEVPNLENLNSRKENTKNFARQLIMKYKKEIEEERTRQAEIKEKYGIKSLEYLIDKLDEELVVLYEREDKGKEVRLAIQNKEERKKYYQKALDELKEEIKREKTLTITWPQFKGAILVKPKKTDQMVSDEEIERIGMEIAMEYERSQGREPEDVSKENLGFDIRSRGKDEIRYIEVKARKDEGDVALTVNEWLKAKRFKENYWLYIVCNAITNPTLYIINNPAENLKVQDKVEVVRFIVPLEEWKKKGERA
- the cas1b gene encoding type I-B CRISPR-associated endonuclease Cas1b, with product MKKTVYIFTDGELKRKDNTICLETSNGKKYLPVENVAEILVFGEVTVNKRFLEFLTQSEIILHFFNRYGYYVGSFYPREHLNSGYMILKQAEFYLDRDKRFVLAKKFVWGAIENIKKVLTYYQNRGKNLEEIIDKVNSISDGLVRCRNVDELMAIEGNVREQYYHAFDRILNKEHFVFEARSKRPPKNRLNALISFGNSLLYTVCLSEIYRTHLDPRIGFLHTTNFRRFSLNLDVAEIFKPIIVDRVIFNLVNKSIIKSQHFESKLDGIVLNEKGKQVFIKEFDEKLKTTLYHKRLKRKISYRSLIRLELYKIEKHLMGDEEYKPFISEW
- a CDS encoding DUF1156 domain-containing protein, which gives rise to MKEQKSFIEVTFPIKEVSEESAREKNIRHGHISTLHIWWARRPLASSRATTYAALIPYPSTEKEAKEKAKFIVELSKWENSLKEDLIQKAREDILKTNGGKPLRVLDPFSGGGSIPLECLRLGLETHAVEYNPVAVLILKCTLEYPQRYGRQNKVKKDEGLFNFEKEESPLIADVRKWGEWVLEKAREEIGKFYPADEDGSVPAGYIWARTIPCQNPSCGAETPLMRQFWLARKENKMISLYPFVHEGRVEFAIVKKNGDEWQVVESSIPGFSPKVPFNFEPEKGTVSRAIAVCPVCGGMVDDKQVRRLFQEGKAGQRMVAVVLSRPQGKAYRLATKRDVEFYRKAEEYLEEKREKLWEEWGIDPVPDEEIDPNSLKPRTMWLYGMSRWGDLFNSRQKLALITFTEKVRLVYNKMIEEGYDKDYAKAVVSYLGLGVNRLAIYATTFGYWHNTRELVNPGMGRQALAMTWDYSEVNPFGGNADWESAISWIIYVLSHLTQIPPVETEE